From a region of the Arachis ipaensis cultivar K30076 chromosome B09, Araip1.1, whole genome shotgun sequence genome:
- the LOC107617786 gene encoding RNA-binding protein cabeza — protein sequence MSRPGDWNCRSCQHLNFQRRDSCQRCGDSKYGDRVVDFGGFGGGGGRGSSFGMMTGSDVRPGDWYCAAGNCGAHNFASRSSCFKCGAFKDDLAGAFNSEFSRSRYGGGGGGGGGRPGWKSGDWICSRSGCNEHNFASRLECFKCSAPRDY from the exons ATGAGCAGACCAGGGGACTGGAACTGCAGGTCATGCCAGCATTTGAACTTCCAAAGGCGGGATTCGTGCCAGCGATGCGGCGACTCGAAATACGGCGACAGAGTCGTCGATTTCGGGGGttttggaggaggaggaggtagagGATCTTCATTTGGAATGATGACCGGTTCCGACGTTCGCCCCGGCGACTGGTACTGCGCCGCAGGTAACTGCGGTGCACACAACTTTGCTAGCCGCTCTAGCTGCTTTAAGTGTGGTGCATTCAAGGATGACTTGGCTGGCGCCTTCAACAGCGAATTCTCGCGCTCGAGATACGGCGGTGGCGGTGGCGGCGGCGGCGGTAGACCTGGATGGAAATCCGGTGATTGGATATGTAGCAG ATCAGGATGCAATGAACACAACTTTGCTAGCAGACTTGAATGTTTCAAATGCAGTGCTCCAAGGGACTACTAG